GATTTCGTTACCGGTTTTGGTGCTCATGCACCTGAAATCATTTATGAGCCCGATGCAAATAAATGGTACATGACCACCTGTGGTTGGAGCTGGGATCGTGTGAAAAAACCGGAAGCTGCGTCCGGGGGAGTAGCTATCGCTGAAATAGAATGGAAAAAGACGGGAGCAACCCTGACCAATCACGATTTTGAATACGGTACATTAACGGGTTGGGAAAAAGAAGGTGAGGCCTTTGAACTGTCGTTGGCCAATTACCAACACAAAGGCAAAAATATTAAACAAAACGGAAGCTTTTTTGTAAGCAGCCTGTTTTATGAAAGCAGTAATCAGGAAACTTTTAAAGTGGGTGGGGTAAAAAAAGATGCATCACAAACAGGGGTCGTAAGATCTGAATCCTTCATTTTAACAAAAGGCGCAACCCTGGACTTTCTAATAATGGGAGGCAATAATTCCGAAACGCTTTATGTGGCACTGGTAGACGCGAATAAGGGAGGCATCCTTGCAAAAACGAGTGGAAACCAAAGCTTTGAGTTCGAACGCAAGAAGTTTGATGTTTCACAATATGCTGGTCAAGAATGTTATCTCGAGATAGTAGACAATGATACCACGGCTTGGGGACACATTTCAGTGGATGATGTAAACCTAACCATTAAACCACAACTAAAATGAAACAACCCTGTATTTCCTTATGTTAATCCAATTTAAGAACAATGACTGCGAAGCTATGCACACACATCCCAATATCTTTCTTTTTAATCCTATTATTGAATTGCAACACGGTAAATCAAGAAAAGGAAAAGCCTAATATCATTTATATTTTGGCTGATGACTTGGGCTATGGGGACCTGGGATGCTATGGGCAAGAAATTATCAAAACACCAAACATTGACGAGTTGGCCGCCCAGGGCATACGTTTCACGAATCATTATGCCGGCAGTACCGTATGTGCCCCTTCCCGTGGAGCTTTGATGACAGGGCTTCACACAGGGCATGCCTATATCCGTATGAACGGCAAGGGACTTGAACTACGGAGCAACCCACAAGACATTACGGTTGGAAAATACCTGCAAGATGTCGGCTACCACACCGCCATGATAGGGAAAGCGAGTACAGGTTGTGATACCAGCCCCGGACAGGCAAATGATAAAGGGTTTGATTATTTCTTTGGTTATCTGGGACATGGGCAGGCACATACCTATTTCCCAAAATTCATGCACAAGAACAAGGAAAAGATTAACTATCCTGAAAACGGAGGTGAGGAGCCTTGGAGGGGAAGGACCTATAGTCCAGACCTCTTTATAGAAGAAGCATTGGGATATATGGAAGACAAAAAGGACGAACCATTTTTCCTGATGTATGCATCGCCACTGCCCCATGCTCAGGTATGGGCTCCCGAGGAATTCGAAAAACAATATAAGGGCCGGTTTGAAGAGGACCCTTATACAGGGAATCACTATGGCACCAGCCCCAGGCCCAATACTACTACCGCTGCTATGGTTTCAAGACTGGATTGGGAAGTAGGAAAAATTATGAAACAGCTTGAAAAATTGGGCCTTGCAGAAAACACCATCGTAATGTTCTCTAGTGACAATGGCCCACACCAGGAAGGAGGAAGAAAACCTAATTTTTTCAAGAGTTCCGGTCCTTTTAGGGGAATCAAGCGCGATTTGTATGAAGGCGGTATCCGAGTTCCTTTTATTGTAAAGTGGCCTGGTGTAGTGAAAGCCGGACGCACATCAGATCATATGAGCGCCTTTTGGGATATCCTACCTACATTAACAGACATAGTAGATGGAGAAAATCCTAAAAACAGTGATGGCTTTTCGTTGTTACCTTCTTTGAAAGGAAGCGGGGCCCAACAAAAAGCACATAAATACCTCTATTGGGAATTCAAAGGAATCGATAAGGGCAAAAGGGCCCTGCGCAAAGGCAACTGGAAATTACACCAGTTTACCAATATCAAATCGGGTGAGGTGCGTTACGAACTCTATAACCTTGCCGATGATCCGGCAGAATCCAATAACCTGTTGAAAAAGGAAAAAGGGAAAGCAGATGAACTCAAAGCATTAATGTCTAAGGCGTATTCCGAACCTGAACTGGAAATATTCAAGTTTTAATACTATGAATCATAACCAAATATAGGGATATAAGTTCGGACTTGATTGAAGATAATCAAATACAATGTAACCGATTCATTAGAACTAAAAACAGATGATAAGAATGAAGGCTCTAGTTTAAATTTCGATGATTCCCGAAAATCCCATTATGCTTTGTTTTAGGGACATTCGAATTCATAAACAGAATGAAAATCGAGCAAAAAGCAAAATTTAACAACAAGTATCAACGCTTTCATAAACCAAAGCCAAAATGAATAAGCAAAAGCAACATACTAAACCGGTCTAATAAAATATAGATGGTATGAATAAAACTAAATTTTTAGCAATGGCGATGTGGATTGTTCTGCTAATGCCATTATACAAAGTTAAAGCACAGGAATTAAGTGGAGACGAACTAAAATCTATGGAGAAATACCAAAATGCCAAAGGCAAAAATGGTATCGTAGTACCCGCACTTAAGCTCTCAAAAGAACAGATGAAATGGTGGCAGGACGCCAAATTCGGGATGTTCATCCATTGGGGGCTGTATGCCATTGAAGGTAGGGGCGAATGGGCCATGCACAACTATAAAATCCCCGCCAAGAAGTATGCTAAACTAGCCGATAAGTTTAATCCACGGTTTTTCGATGCTGATACATGGGCCCATGTTGCGAAAAAAGCCGGAATGAAATATATGGTATTGACAGCTCGCCACCACGATGGTTTTGCCCTTTGGAACAGTCCTTCAAGTTACCGGAATTTCAGCAGTTACGAGACTGCCGCAAAACGCGACTTTATAAAAGAATACACAGATGCCTGTCGCAAGGCTGGACTCGGAGTAGGCATTTATTACTCACCGATGGATTGGCGTTTCCCAGGTTATTTTAAACCTAGGGAATTGTCAGAAAACGCAGCATTGATGAAAAAGCAATGTTACGGGCAGGTGGAAGAATTAATGAAAAATTATGGCAAAATCGATATCCTTTGGTACGATGGGGGCTGGCTGGCGCACAGGGGAAGCGATGCCGATGCTGCTTGGTTTTGGGAACCCGACAAGCTGAACAAAATGGTACGCAAGTACCAGCCGAATGCGGTAGTAAGCCCACGGTCAGGTTGGGAAGGTGATTTCCAATGCAACGAGGGCAGTAAGAAAATAAGTGGCTCGATCATCGATACACCTTGGGAAAAGTGTTTGAACCTCAATCAGCAGAGTTGGGGGTACAGTCCAAAGCAAAACCTGATGTCTCTGAAAGAGATTATCGTAATGTTGGTGAATACCGTTGATCGCGGCGGGAATATGTTACTGAATGTTGGCCCTGATGCCCAGGGAGTAATCCCCGAGACACATATTGCAAGATTAAAGGAAGTAGGCAATTGGCTAAAGAAATATGGGGAAAGCATCTACGACACCAGGCCCGGGCCATTCGAACCCGTAAATGATCGGTATGGTTCCGTTCAAAAAGATGACAAGATTTATGTTCACCTTCTTGATCTTAAAGATACGCTACAACTTCCTCCATTGGAAAAACGTATTGTTTCCTGTAAACAGATGGGAGGCAAACCATTAAAATTTACTCAAGATGAAAATGGGATTACGATATGGTTGGACAAGCTTCGACCCGACCCTGCTGTGAGCACATTGGCTCTTGAGACAAGATAGATTACTTGTACTTGAATTCCAATGGTGGAAAGCTCAATTTTAATTGCCATGATATTTTACATAAGACCTTAGAACCAGTAATATTGTCCTATTGGATAACAAACAAATATGTTTATGAAGCACTTAAACCGATCAAGGCAGCAAATCGTAATGCTCCTGATGTTTGGACTACTGTTAAAGAGTAATGCACAAATACGGCCGGAACTTCAGAATCCAAAAGTGTTCGGCATCAATAAACTGCCTCCCAGAACCGCTTTTTGGCCTTCCGGAAGCATAAAAGATGCAAAACGCTCTACTTACGAAAAGAACAACTGGATAAAATCGTTAAACGGGGATTGGTATTTTCATTGGTCTCCCGATCCCGGTTCCCGACCGGCCGATTTTTATAAAAAAGGATTTAAGTATCGAGACTGGCAAAAAATACCGGTGCCTTCTACCGTGGAGCGACAAGGGTACGGTATTCCCCTGTACGTCAACTCCATTTACCCTTTTAAGGTCGATCCCCCGAAGGTGATGGGCACACCCGATTCTACCTATACGAGCTTCGGACATCGAAACCCGGTAAGTTCATATATTCGAAAGTTTACCGTTCCCGAAGATTGGGACGACAAGCAAATTATCCTACATTTGGCCGGACTTGGCTCGGCTGCTTTCATTTGGATCAATGGCAAGGAGGTAGGATATACCCAAGGTTCAAGGTTGCCTGCAGAATTTGATGTGACGCCCTACCTACATAAGGGAGAGAACCTTTTGGCCGTGGAAGTATATAAATATTGTGATGGATCGTATCTTGAAGACCAGGATTTTTGGCGGCTAAGCGGTATTTTTAGGGATGTTTTCATTAGGGCGGTACCCCGTGTTACCTTATGGGATGTTTATGCACGGCCTACGGTAGATCCCACTAACTACAGAGGAACTCTCACCCTGCATTATTCTTCGGCCAATTTCACCGGAAATAAAAGAAAAGGGCATACCATTTCAATTGCCGTTCTATCGCCTGAAGGAAAAGAAGTGGCAAAAAAAAACTATAAAATCGAAATGCTTGATAGCGGTTTTGAAAAGGAAGTCATCATGGCGCCTATTGATTTGGGTAAAGTGGAATTATGGTTTGAAGAAACCCCAGTTCAATACTCGGCACTTGTTGAATTAAAGCAAAAAGGAAAAACCGTTGAGGTCTACAACCTACCCGTAGCTTTCCGGAAGATCGAAGCAAGTGGAAATGCCATTTTTCTCAATGGGAAGAAAATGAAGATACGTGGTGTTAACCGCCATGAGTTTTCCCCTGATCAAGGTTGGGTCGTTTCGAAAGAAGCCATGGCCCGCGACTTGGAACTGATGAAGCAAGCTAATGTCAATTTTGTGCGTAATGCCCATTATCCCAACGATCCCCGTTGGTATGAATTGTGCGATCAATACGGTATGATGATCATGGACGAGGCAAATATCGAATCGCATGGACTAAGCTATCATAAGCGTATCCTTCCAGGCGATGAGCCGGAGTGGGAAGCAGCCTGTGTTGATCGTATGAAACGAATGGTGATCCGCGATCGGCAGTTTCCAAGCCTGATCATGTGGTCGTTGGGAAATGAAGCTGGATACGGAAATGCATTTTTAAAAATGAGGGAAGTTACACGGATTTTTGATCCAGAGCTTCGACTAGTTCAATATGCCGATATGAATCGTGTTGCCGATATGGATAGCCAAACTTATCCTACTATTAAATGGCTAAAACAACATTTGCAAGGCAAGGCTGAACGCAAAGGGGAACGTGGGGAATCGACCAATGAGGAACAACATGGGAAATATCCCTCCGGAAGGCCATTTTTGCTCAATGAATACGCCCATGCTATGGGGAACAGTTTGGGTAATTTCAACGATTATTGGCAGTTGTTCCACGAAAATGATATGTTGGTAGGCGGTTTTGTATGGGATTGG
The sequence above is a segment of the Muricauda sp. SCSIO 64092 genome. Coding sequences within it:
- a CDS encoding arylsulfatase, with product MTAKLCTHIPISFFLILLLNCNTVNQEKEKPNIIYILADDLGYGDLGCYGQEIIKTPNIDELAAQGIRFTNHYAGSTVCAPSRGALMTGLHTGHAYIRMNGKGLELRSNPQDITVGKYLQDVGYHTAMIGKASTGCDTSPGQANDKGFDYFFGYLGHGQAHTYFPKFMHKNKEKINYPENGGEEPWRGRTYSPDLFIEEALGYMEDKKDEPFFLMYASPLPHAQVWAPEEFEKQYKGRFEEDPYTGNHYGTSPRPNTTTAAMVSRLDWEVGKIMKQLEKLGLAENTIVMFSSDNGPHQEGGRKPNFFKSSGPFRGIKRDLYEGGIRVPFIVKWPGVVKAGRTSDHMSAFWDILPTLTDIVDGENPKNSDGFSLLPSLKGSGAQQKAHKYLYWEFKGIDKGKRALRKGNWKLHQFTNIKSGEVRYELYNLADDPAESNNLLKKEKGKADELKALMSKAYSEPELEIFKF
- a CDS encoding alpha-L-fucosidase, whose product is MNKTKFLAMAMWIVLLMPLYKVKAQELSGDELKSMEKYQNAKGKNGIVVPALKLSKEQMKWWQDAKFGMFIHWGLYAIEGRGEWAMHNYKIPAKKYAKLADKFNPRFFDADTWAHVAKKAGMKYMVLTARHHDGFALWNSPSSYRNFSSYETAAKRDFIKEYTDACRKAGLGVGIYYSPMDWRFPGYFKPRELSENAALMKKQCYGQVEELMKNYGKIDILWYDGGWLAHRGSDADAAWFWEPDKLNKMVRKYQPNAVVSPRSGWEGDFQCNEGSKKISGSIIDTPWEKCLNLNQQSWGYSPKQNLMSLKEIIVMLVNTVDRGGNMLLNVGPDAQGVIPETHIARLKEVGNWLKKYGESIYDTRPGPFEPVNDRYGSVQKDDKIYVHLLDLKDTLQLPPLEKRIVSCKQMGGKPLKFTQDENGITIWLDKLRPDPAVSTLALETR
- a CDS encoding glycoside hydrolase family 2 TIM barrel-domain containing protein is translated as MKHLNRSRQQIVMLLMFGLLLKSNAQIRPELQNPKVFGINKLPPRTAFWPSGSIKDAKRSTYEKNNWIKSLNGDWYFHWSPDPGSRPADFYKKGFKYRDWQKIPVPSTVERQGYGIPLYVNSIYPFKVDPPKVMGTPDSTYTSFGHRNPVSSYIRKFTVPEDWDDKQIILHLAGLGSAAFIWINGKEVGYTQGSRLPAEFDVTPYLHKGENLLAVEVYKYCDGSYLEDQDFWRLSGIFRDVFIRAVPRVTLWDVYARPTVDPTNYRGTLTLHYSSANFTGNKRKGHTISIAVLSPEGKEVAKKNYKIEMLDSGFEKEVIMAPIDLGKVELWFEETPVQYSALVELKQKGKTVEVYNLPVAFRKIEASGNAIFLNGKKMKIRGVNRHEFSPDQGWVVSKEAMARDLELMKQANVNFVRNAHYPNDPRWYELCDQYGMMIMDEANIESHGLSYHKRILPGDEPEWEAACVDRMKRMVIRDRQFPSLIMWSLGNEAGYGNAFLKMREVTRIFDPELRLVQYADMNRVADMDSQTYPTIKWLKQHLQGKAERKGERGESTNEEQHGKYPSGRPFLLNEYAHAMGNSLGNFNDYWQLFHENDMLVGGFVWDWMDQALWKDREKPSEGFHYGGDFGDFPNDRNFCINGLIDANQVPHPHYYELTKVYQPVSFKLIRKKPLVIVIANRQLTTHLSAYNFSYTLHEDGKQALEVQLDDVDIPPLVQKQITLPDIAYDSLKECFLTLKLSLKENQVWAKKGHVLAWEQFRLSGRSGSSISMDTQGASKQEKIETMNHLLISGDTYSIKFDKRTGMIDTYTIGGETLIENGVRFNFWRALTDNDKGWKVDEKMALWENANEKYTVLDFEMKEAKGGTIILNGAYLFTETNSKAKLQYTVYPSGTLHIDYEITIPEESPEVPRIGLQFGINKKLRHIQWYGRGPHENYADRKTSAAIGTYRSTIEEFITPYVRPQENANRCDIRWISFSNNNEQTLQFKAIDKSVFSASAWPYSQHTLSQSTHNRDLVSGKTIVVNIDCVQMGVGGDNSWGLPVNEQYLIKPATYRYSFSIIAK